In the genome of Pseudomonadota bacterium, the window CATCCTGAGATAACCCCAAAGGCGGGGTTTAAGGAGACGATGATTCCCTCGCTATTGATGGTAGAAATAATATCTTTAGCGCCCGTAAAGACATTCCGGTAGCGTTCTTCTGATTCCTTCAGTGCCTCACTGCTTTTTTTTGTATGGGTGATATCAGCGGTAACGTGGATAACGCCGGTAATTTTTCCCGCGTTATTTTTCAGCGGATTTAACGATACCTTAAACCAGTTGATATTTTTCGACAGGACTGCTGTCTCTCTTTTTCTGGATTTGTACATGCGCAAAAAAGGACAGCCATCAGCGGGTCTCGTTGCGCCATGAAAGAGTTCATAGCATTTTTTTCCAACGATTTTTTTATAATCTTCCTTGAGCAGCCTTGTTGCGGCCTGGTTGCAGCGGATGATGGTCTGATCTATATCCATGAGCCAGATGGCATCCTGAACTGCGTCGAGGGTGTCACGCCATTCTCTTGCTATGGACCTGGACGTTTCCTCTGCCTGCATTCTCTGTGATATTTCCTGATTAAGCTGTCTGTTTATGATTCTTATTTCTGCCAGCCGTTCATCCACGAGTTTTTCAAGGCGCTCGTGTGCCCGGTGATTGTGCAATGTTTCGGGTTTTTCGTCCGTATGAGCTTGTTGCTGTATTTCCCCGAATTCTTCTAAAAGTTTTTCTCGTATCTTTTCTTCCTCCTGCATCTACATCTCCCGCATTTTTAACCATAAATGTATTGTTAATTTAATGTATTGTCAAATCTTATTGAAGACCATGGAGCTGGCAACTTCACGGACCTTTTCTTTGTCATACAACAATTCAACCAGTTTCAGCGCGAACTCTATTGCGGTTCCAGCGCCTCTGCTTGTAATACAGTTGCCGTCAACAACAACGGCATTCTCAACGGAATCTTTAATATCCAGTTCATGCACAAATCCGGGATTGCAAGTGGCCTGCCTTCCATCAAGGAGTCCATGGGGCTTAAAAACGACCGCAGGGGCTGAACAAATGGCGGCATAGAGTCTTCCTTCCTGTTGCTGGTGTTTTAACATAACTGTCAGTTCTTCGGAATCCCGCAATTTTTCTGCTCCCGGCATACCACCTGGCAATGCAATAAGGTCATAGTTCTCATTTATACAACTGCCGATTGGTTTGTCTACAATGAGTTTTATTCCCCGCGAGCATGTCACCTGAAACTTATTTACCGATGCCACAGTAACATCTGCACCGGCGCGCCGTAAAACATTGGTTATGGTTATTGCCTCCAGTTCTTCAGTGCCATCTGCAACGGGTACCAATACCTTCTTTTCCATTTCACCCTCCTATGCAAACCCATTTTATTATTCGATGTTCCAAGTTTAACGTCCTCTGTTTTTACCCTTGAATCTTGAACACTGAACATCTAAACCGGTTTATTCATACTGAACCTGCAAGGTTTATTGTATCATTATTTTAACCCTTATTTTAGAGTTTTCACACAAGGTTTGAGAGGGCCTCCCCCCGGGGTCGGGGGGAGGCAAACGGGGGTTGGGGAGGGGAAGGAGTTTGAAGACAGCCCTACAGTAGCGCTGTTTTTAAGAATTCGCTTTCTGGAATGCACTCTTTGGTGCATTACAGATAGGACAATGCCAATCTTCGGGAAGCTTTTCGAATTCTGACTTCTCAAGCTTTTCTTCATACTGATAACCACATACAGAACACATATAAACCATAACGACCTCCTTATTTATGTCATATTTGGATCAAGCTTCTTATTTTCTTTGCATTTCGGACAAATGCCGTAAAAATCCACATGGTTGCCAACTATTTCATAACCACATTTTTCGTTTTCCTGTAAGTCAAGGGAGAAATAGGAAAAAACATCAATGATTTCTTTGCAGTTTAAGCAAATCAAATGGTGATGCGGCTCAGGATTTGGATCAAAACGCTTCTTATCGGAATCTATGCCGAGCTCCTTAACAACCCCTTTCTCTTTGAGGGTTTCCAGTGTATTGTAAACAGTGGCTATGGACATGGTTGGAAAATTTAATGCAATTGCCCTGAATACATCTGCTGCTGATGGATGAGAGGTGTTTCCATCAAGATAACCAAGGATTGCAAGCCGCTGTGGGGTTAACTTCATATCAATATCTTCGCGTTTAATCATTTATCACCTGAGAACGTTATCTTTATGAGAATAATTATAATATAATAAAGATTATTGTCAAGTAATATTTATTAATTAATAGGTATTTTTTGATTGCTTTTTTATAGACTATATGTGCCCAATTTGATAATTTTTTGTCGGTTTGGTGCCAATTATTCAAACTTTCCTGCCTGTGCCTTGGCCGAGGCAGACAGGTGTAATTTGGAAGATTGATGATTGGTTATTTAAA includes:
- a CDS encoding PAS domain S-box protein; the encoded protein is MQEEEKIREKLLEEFGEIQQQAHTDEKPETLHNHRAHERLEKLVDERLAEIRIINRQLNQEISQRMQAEETSRSIAREWRDTLDAVQDAIWLMDIDQTIIRCNQAATRLLKEDYKKIVGKKCYELFHGATRPADGCPFLRMYKSRKRETAVLSKNINWFKVSLNPLKNNAGKITGVIHVTADITHTKKSSEALKESEERYRNVFTGAKDIISTINSEGIIVSLNPAFGVISGWSTDEWHGQHCTALVHPDEVPDIMVLLENARSGKEMIQPVVVRLKTNSNSYITVEFLATRLYSRKKLTGFLVIARDITTRSPV
- a CDS encoding DJ-1/PfpI family protein, with translation MEKKVLVPVADGTEELEAITITNVLRRAGADVTVASVNKFQVTCSRGIKLIVDKPIGSCINENYDLIALPGGMPGAEKLRDSEELTVMLKHQQQEGRLYAAICSAPAVVFKPHGLLDGRQATCNPGFVHELDIKDSVENAVVVDGNCITSRGAGTAIEFALKLVELLYDKEKVREVASSMVFNKI
- a CDS encoding rubredoxin, producing the protein MVYMCSVCGYQYEEKLEKSEFEKLPEDWHCPICNAPKSAFQKANS
- a CDS encoding transcriptional repressor, with the translated sequence MIKREDIDMKLTPQRLAILGYLDGNTSHPSAADVFRAIALNFPTMSIATVYNTLETLKEKGVVKELGIDSDKKRFDPNPEPHHHLICLNCKEIIDVFSYFSLDLQENEKCGYEIVGNHVDFYGICPKCKENKKLDPNMT